One genomic segment of Thunnus albacares chromosome 18, fThuAlb1.1, whole genome shotgun sequence includes these proteins:
- the LOC122968209 gene encoding macrophage mannose receptor 1 isoform X2 has translation MSIEDVHERLWVRTQISTEIYWIGLTDQAREGVWAWSDGSPFISYLSYWLPGQPDNWGDDPGEDCGQVLGSSMGRWNDENCSVKRKYICKHPNPNPAPRCDLANGWRQHGSNCYKLKADTSKSWTAARHDCVREGGDLVSVISAEEEQYITGTLDSSHFDLWIGFSTLKCNKISCQVEAGNNQFTWSDAQQVQYTNWASGQPTVDTQAGSCSAIMKNSAEEFGKWRSSVCRYERPYMCKRPLNTICPPGWLSFAGSCYWLVSNINLLTTWHEALTKCSDMGAHLLIINSQEEQYFINGYLPDFHQVDIPDIWIGLSDKDQDGQFRWVDKTAVTFSNYGSGWPRNTAGLWDCGQIFTGNYDGKWETTNCFKSLGYICEMTGGQNPKPTAAPDSHCDPGYLLYGDSCYHFETETVKNWQDAEAHCTGEQGHLASLHSQEELSFLTAHMPGEAWLGLNDINVENQFVYTDGTPADFLPWAPHEPDNWQDNEDCVFLRGMNHHKPGKLNDDFCTTAKEFICKKAKGQGPPPQPPTSGPGWNEKCGSWMSDPFNDYCYLFNYLSMRTWAEARADCVNQGGDLISITEPFEQAFIHGVIQQSPTGISLWMGGHDSVTEGGWEWTDGSPFRYIHWNAGNPDNYNGEDCLSILINNGYWNDDNCEFKRGYICKRRGNTPKPPPPHDGFMTAIVCQDSSAVLHCPHESVINIQSAFYGRKSDDICPHLDGSGGSCTVEGVLPLYRKSCDNRPFCFAFAHMEEDPCPTVSKYLEITYSCEQKVCLRGLGVEDGNITDSQLSASSSIGLFTPNRARLNGNSCWMPSGNPTSSWIQVNLGQTRKVTGIVIQGCPHNDYWLTKFKIQHSMDGRSWTDYTADGQFFPGSTDRNTPNTQLLGTPVSAQYVRILPLEFSGQAGLRFDVLGCTPHYAITCAQTPDFNFHGLTVHCPAGCADDNYIVYGSSVYRGDSNICAAAIHAGVVLNDIGGDTVLLKTPGNGFYAGSTRNGITTRQYDGDYDVSFTFADGELRCSGPDWYEFGEFCYKPSRDRKTWRDALHTCRSLGAELVSILSMTEQSWLESYLYLATSNMWTGLNDVAVPGLFTWSDEHMVTFTYWAPGEPNNNIGSNNDCVEMLQQTGRWDDVSCTKLNTYMCKMPKAHYPLPSVKPTVYGCAQGWDAYGYACYWLEETARSWSDAKAFCKEKDGFLLHIGDIYEQSHFTVALSGKTGLWWIGLRAQGGTTGGVDYIWENGSPLTFTHWDRNQPDNGDGTCVAMTTGQVSGFWDDKQCLEKHFFVCEKPRSDITPPTKAPTPPPSQGCADGWTALPHFRNCYKLFHNVKWSLRKSWGAAHEDCVARGANLVSIHNQEEEDFLSLYSKGSSKWIGLKDNPTEGGYSWSDGSPLSHTNWGPGEPNNHMGREECVEMVSSTNGSFSWWNDLNCDAHQDWICMIAKGKNPILPPVPPPPLPAPDCGSNPGWRKNNNICYYYNDTDIVDFPTAMRRCYAEKASLVSILNKDEQAYVNSMVGTGQVSAAWIGLRMVGITSGHYMWVDFSPVTYVHWGPGEPNNANGEEQCVQMNRHQGGWNDANCGRAGAGYVCKKFPGEVHTPPPPTQPWEGNCPAGWMRFKDKCFLFKGKKNDIKGNWSYARSWCRDQGGELAVIDDQYENDFVSSYLRDLVHPAWIGLSDILVENQYAWSDGVSPVLYTNWNDKEPNNAGGAEHCVAMTHYHLVTGKWNDEACHRDQSFVCYRKKSSSISPPPPTTSPCPAGYISWYLNCYKLVEEVATWDAAQTTCQQQGGNLASIDMSYDQAFVAGVVLQGKADAWIGLRRKDNGSYMWTDGWPVFFTQWGPGEPSNIQDEGCVSMHASRAFHGTWNDTKCNQAKPFICKISSENPPPTPAPGDGKCLPFWIPYGRHCYYVYNDKLGFSWPDARHYCQTVRAELVSLHSRAEVEFIRNINITKRHNIWIGLTRDNNFGWGWTDKTPLGFLNWAPGEPNAAFHPGDVAEENCVEMYHDGRWNDNNCLQKRGFACRHRQFYVTDDGGNPIFPTDDPGVSNGGVIAGAVIAAVVIACLIVGLLYYTFIVRGYKLSSLSLPKRTTTTANVPAFVNPNFAGESDT, from the exons ATGAGCATTGAGGACGTTCATGAGAGG TTATGGGTGAGGACACAAATCAGCACAGAGATCTACTGGATCGGCCTGACTGACCAAGCCAGAGAGGGTGTCTGGGCGTGGAGTGATGGGAGTCCTTTCATCTCATACCTATC ATACTGGCTGCCAGGCCAGCCTGATAACTGGGGTGATGACCCTGGGGAGGACTGTGGTCAGGTGCTAGGATCCAGCATGGGACGGTGGAATGATGAAAACTGCAGTGTTAAGAGGAAATATATCTGCAAGCACCCCAACC CCAATCCTGCCCCACGGTGTGACTTAGCAAACGGGTGGAGACAGCACGGCTCCAACTGCTATAAGCTGAAGGCAGACACCAGTAAGAGCTGGACAGCAGCCAGACATGACTGTGTGCGGGAAGGAGGAGACCTGGTGTCTGTTATCtcagcagaagaagagcagtACATCACAGGAACACTGGACTCATCTCATTTTGACCTCTGGATTGGCTTTTCCACTCTG AAATGCAACAAGATATCATGTCAAGTTGAAGCGGGGAACAATCAGTTTACTTGGTCTGATGCTCAACAAGTGCAGTACACAAACTGGGCCAGTGGTCAACCAACAGT TGATACGCAGGCCGGATCATGTTCTGCAATAATGAAAAATTCAGCAGAGGAATTTGGGAAATGGAGGTCCTCTGTGTGCAGATATGAGCGTCCTTACATGTGTAAACGACCACTGAACA CCATCTGCCCTCCTGGCTGGCTGAGTTTTGCTGGCAGTTGTTACTGGCTGGTCAGTAACATCAATCTCTTGACCACCTGGCACGAAGCCCTCACCAAGTGCTCTGACATGGGGGCCCACTTGCTGATTATAAACAG TCAAGAAGAACAGTACTTCATAAATGGGTACCTTCCAGACTTTCACCAAGTGGACATTCCTGACATCTGGATTGGTTTATCAG ATAAGGACCAGGACGGGCAATTCAGATGGGTGGATAAAACCGCCGTTACATTTTCTAACTATGGTTCTGGTTGGCCCAGAAACACCGCAGGCCTCTGGGACTGTGGACAGATCTTCACAG GAAATTATGACGGCAAATGGGAAACAACCAACTGCTTCAAGAGCCTGGGTTACATTTGTGAGATGACGGGTGGACAGAACCCGAAACCGACTGCAGCTCCTG aTTCCCACTGTGACCCTGGATATTTGTTGTACGGGGACTCCTGCTATCATTTTGAGACTGAGACGGTGAAAAACTGGCAGGACGCTGAGGCTCACTGTACCGGAGAGCAGGGTCACCTGGCCAGCCTCCACTCACAAGAAGAGCTGAGTTTCCTCACTG CTCACATGCCAGGGGAAGCCTGGCTGGGACTGAATGATATCAATGTTGAAAACCAGTTTGTATACACTGATGGCACTCCTGCA GATTTCCTCCCATGGGCTCCACACGAGCCAGACAACTGGCAGGATAATGAGGACTGTGTCTTCCTCAGAGGGATGAATCACCATAAACCTGGGAAACTGAACGACGACTTCTGCACCACCGCAAAAGAATTTATCTGCAAAAAAG CCAAGGGACAAGGACCTCCTCCCCAGCCCCCAACATCTGGACCAG GGTGGAATGAGAAATGTGGTTCTTGGATGTCTGACCCGTTTAATGACtactgttacctgtttaactacTTGTCAATGAGGACGTGGGCAGAAGCTCGAGCTGACTGTGTCAACCAGGGAGGAGACCTCATCAGTATCACTGAACCCTTTGAACAGGCATTCATACATG GTGTGATCCAGCAGAGTCCCACGGGGATCTCTCTGTGGATGGGCGGCCATGACTCTGTCACTGAAGGTGGCTGGGAGTGGACAGATGGCTCTCCTTTCAGATACATCCACTGGAACGCAG GTAACCCAGACAACTACAATGGTGAAGACTGCCTGTCTATACTTATTAACAACGGCTACTGGAACGACGACAACTGTGAGTTCAAAAGAGGATACATCTGCAAGCGGAGAG GAAATACACCCAAGCCTCCTCCACCTCATGATG GTTTTATGACAGCAATCGTGTGCCAGGACTCCTCCGCTGTCCTTCACTGCCCACATGAAAGTGTCATCAACATCCAGTCTGCTTTCTACGGACGGAAGAGTGATGACATCTGTCCACACCTGGATGGATCAGGAG GAAGCTGCACAGTGGAAGGTGTCCTTCCTCTATATAGAAAGTCATGTGACAACCGTCCCTTTTGCTTTGCGTTCGCCCACATGGAGGAGGACCCCTGTCCCACTGTTTCCAAGTACCTCGAGATCACCTACAGTTGTGAACAGAAAG TGTGTCTGCGCGGTCTGGGTGTCGAGGACGGGAACATCACAGACTCTCAgctctctgcttcctcctctaTTGGTCTCTTCACTCCCAACAGAGCCCGTTTGAATGGAAATTCTTGCTGGATGCCGTCAGGAAACC CAACTTCAAGCTGGATCCAGGTAAACCTGGGCCAGACCAGAAAAGTAACAGGGATAGTGATCCAGGGTTGTCCTCACAATGACTACTGGCTCACCAAATTTAAGATCCAACACAGTATGGACGGAAGAAGCTGGACTGACTACACTGCTGACGGGCAG TTTTTCCCAGGCTCCACAGACAGGAACACCCCTAATACTCAGCTGCTGGGTACACCTGTGTCAGCTCAGTACGTCCGCATCCTCCCGCTGGAGTTCAGCGGTCAGGCAGGTCTCCGCTTTGATGTCTTAGGATGCACACCTCACT ATGCAATCACATGCGCTCAAACGCCTGACTTCAACTTTCATGGACTGAC tgtccACTGTCCAGCAGGCTGTGCTGACGATAATTACATAGTATACGGCTCTTCGGTATATCGTGGG GACTCCAACATCTGTGCAGCAGCTATCCATGCTGGAGTGGTCCTGAATGATATCGGAGGAGATACTGTTTTGTTGAAAACTCCAGGAAACGGCTTCTACGCTGGCTCCACCAGGAACGGCATCACTACGAGACA ATATGATGGAGACTATGATGTGTCTTTCACTTTTGCAGATGGAG AGCTCAGATGTTCAGGGCCTGACTGGTATGAGTTCGGAGAGTTCTGCTACAAACCGTctagagacagaaagacatggCGTGATGCTCTGCACACCTGCAGGAGTCTCGGTGCTGAACTCGTATCCATCCTCTCGATGACGGAGCAAAGCTGGCTGGAAAGCTACCTGTACTTGG CCACCAGTAACATGTGGACTGGTCTAAATGACGTTGCTGTGCCCGGTTTGTTCACCTGGTCTGATGAACACATGGTGACCTTCACCTACTGGGCTCCGGGAGAACCCAACAACAACATCGGGTCCAACAACGACTGTGTTGAGATGTTACAACAG ACAGGCAGATGGGATGACGTATCCTGCACCAAACTGAATACCTACATGTGCAAAATGCCCAAAGCACATTACCCATTGCCCTCTGTGAAACCCACCGTATACGGATGCGCTCAG GGCTGGGATGCGTACGGCTACGCCTGTTACTGGTTGGAGGAGACCGCCAGGAGCTGGTCAGATGCTAAGGCTTTCTGTAAAGAGAAGGACGGCTTTCTGCTGCACATTGGAGACAT TTATGAGCAGTCGCATTTCACAGTGGCACTGTCAGGAAAGACGGGTCTGTGGTGGATTGGGCTGCGTGCTCAAGGAGGGACAACCGGAGGGGTGGACTACATCTGGGAGAACGGCTCACCTCTCACCTTCACGCACTGGGACAGAAACCAGCCAG ATAACGGGGATGGTACTTGCGTGGCTATGACAACTGGTCAGGTTAGCGGTTTCTGGGATGACAAGCAGTGCTTAGAGAAACACTTCTTTGTTTGTGAGAAACCCAGATCTGACATCACCCCACCCACCAAAGCTCCGACTCCTCCTCCGTCACAGGGCTGTGCTGACGGCTGGACGGCCCTGCCCCACTTCAGGAACTGTTACAAG CTCTTCCACAATGTGAAATGGTCCCTGAGGAAGAGCTGGGGAGCAGCACACGAAGACTGCGTCGCCAGAGGGGCTAATCTGGTCAGCATCCACaatcaggaggaggaagacttCCTGTCTCTGTACAGCAAGGGCAGCAGCAAGTGGATCGGCCTTAAGGACAACCCCACAGAAGGAG GCTATTCTTGGAGCGACGGCTCACCTCTCTCACACACCAACTGGGGTCCCGGGGAGCCAAATAACCACATGGGCCGTGAGGAGTGTGTAGAGATGGTGAGCAGCACCAACGGGAGTTTCTCCTGGTGGAACGACCTCAACTGTGACGCTCACCAGGACTGGATATGCATGATCGCTAAAGGAAAGAACCCCATTCTGCCCCCGGTGCCCCCACCTCCTCTTCCAG CTCCTGATTGTGGTAGCAACCCGGGCTGGAGGAAGAACAACAACATCTGCTACTACTACAACGACACCGACATCGTGGACTTCCCCACGGCTATGAGACGCTGCTACGCAGAGAAGGCCTCACTCGTCTCCATCCTCAACAAAGACGAACAGGCCTACGTTAACAGCATG GTGGGGACGGGCCAAGTTTCTGCAGCCTGGATCGGATTGAGGATGGTTGGTATTACAAGTGGACactacat GTGGGTGGACTTCTCCCCTGTAACATACGTTCACTGGGGTCCAGGTGAGCCCAACAACGCCAACGGGGAGGAACAGTGTGTTCAGATGAACAGACATCAAG GCGGATGGAACGATGCCAACTGCGGTCGTGCTGGAGCCGGTTACGTCTGTAAGAAGTTCCCCGGAGAAGTTCACACCCCTCCTCCACCCACACAGCCCTGGGAGGGCAACTGCCCCGCAG GCTGGATGCGTTTCAAGGATAAATGCTTCTTATTCAAAGGGAAGAAAAACGATATTAAAGGCAACTGGTCATATGCTCGGAGTTGGTGCAGAGACCAGGGAGGAGAGCTGGCAGTTATTGATGACCAGTATGAGAATG ACTTTGTGTCTAGTTACTTGAGGGACCTAGTGCACCCCGCGTGGATCGGTCTGTCAGATATCTTGGTAGAGAATCAGTACGCCTGGAGTGACGGAGTCAGCCCAGTACTGTACACCAACTGGAACGACAAGGAGCCCAACAATGCAGGAGGAGCG GAACACTGTGTAGCAATGACTCACTACCACCTGGTGACCGGCAAGTGGAACGATGAAGCCTGTCATAGGGATCAAAGCTTCGTCTGCTACAGGAagaaat CGAGCAGCATCAGCCCTCCTCCCCCTACAACGAGCCCCTGCCCCGCCGGCTACATCTCCTGGTACCTGAACTGCTACAAGCTGGTGGAGGAGGTGGCCACCTGGGACGCGGCTCAAACGACGTGCCAGCAGCAGGGAGGCAACCTGGCCAGCATCGACATGAGCTACGACCAGGCCTTCGTCGCCGGAGTGGTCTTACAGGGGAAAGCGGACGCCTGGATCGGACTCAGGCGCAAG GATAACGGCTCTTACATGTGGACAGACGGCTGGCCAGTTTTTTTCACTCAGTGGGGACCAGGAGAGCCCAGTAACATCCAGGATGAGGGCTGCGTGAGTATGCACGCGTCACGAGCCTTCCACGGGACCTGGAACGACACAAAGTGCAACCAAGCTAAACCCTTCATCTGCAAGATCTCCTCCG AGAATCCGCCACCAACTCCCGCCCCCGGTGACGGGAAGTGTCTGCCGTTCTGGATACCCTACGGCCGCCATTGTTACTACGTGTACAACGATAAGCTGGGCTTCTCTTGGCCGGACGCCCGACATTACTGCCAGACGGTCAGGGCGGAGCTGGTGTCCCTGCACAGCAGAGCGGAGGTGGAGTTCATCAGGAACATCAACATCACCAAACGTCACAACATCTGGATCGGCCTCACGAGGGACAACAACT TCGGATGGGGCTGGACAGACAAGACGCCTCTGGGCTTCCTCAACTGGGCTCCAGGTGAGCCCAATGCAGCGTTTCACCCCGGGGACGTGGCCGAGGAGAACTGCGTGGAGATGTACCACGACGGGCGCTGGAACGACAACAACTGCCTGCAGAAGAGAGGTTTTGCATGCCGCCACCGCCAGT tctatgTAACAGATGACGGCGGTAATCCCATTTTTCCCACTGATGATCCGGGTGTCAGCA ACGGAGGGGTGATAGCCGGCGCCGTCATTGCAGCCGTCGTGATTGCCTGCTTGATAGTCGGACTTCTCTACTACACCTTCATCGTGCGAGGATATAAGCTAAGCAGCTTGAGCCTGCCGAAAAGAACGACCACTACCGCTAATGTG CCTGCTTTTGTCAACCCCAACTTCGCAGGAGAATCagacacataa